In a single window of the Chaetodon trifascialis isolate fChaTrf1 chromosome 19, fChaTrf1.hap1, whole genome shotgun sequence genome:
- the LOC139347792 gene encoding kelch repeat and BTB domain-containing protein 11-like, whose product MDASEGKESERAAGDLCSHLGSAAAEMSQEISAENCYELLTKAKSGGAEGEKERLYRYMSDHYLQVLRTPGVYGRLTAREREHILARRMEGRKVLAVAETSEVYDRGGSRENSRPQSPLLPGPEDTNQRRVFFLHPERQQWEVLTSLPEEIPAKGSGMCTMYNYLFVAGGIRAHGDGRSKASDRVFCYNPLTGVWSQIRRLTQPRCQLRLVSMDGYLYAIGGECLFAVERYDPRADRWSLVAPLPKGSFAVAHEATSCGGELFVSGGSLFYRLLRYDSRRDEWEECPFNESRRRSTDMVAHRSLVFRFDVDRERAAVSVYKYNTVVKAWHGGASFPLHNPLPFRCAVLGDRIYCVNRSQTLQFEVREEQEGFLPEVLPSPAEARGALVPFVLSLNRDK is encoded by the coding sequence ATGGATGCCAGCGAGGGCAAAGAGTCAGAAAGAGCCGCCGGGGATCTTTGTTCACACCTCggctcagcagctgcagaaatgtcGCAAGAGATCAGCGCAGAAAACTGCTACGAGCTGCTGACAAAAGCCAAGAGCGGAGGCGCGGAGGGCGAGAAGGAGCGGCTGTACCGCTACATGAGCGACCACTACCTGCAGGTGCTGCGGACCCCCGGCGTGTACGGCCGGCTCACCGCCAGGGAGAGGGAGCACATCCTGGCCCGGaggatggagggcaggaaggtGCTGGCGGTGGCCGAGACCAGCGAGGTGTACGACCGCGGGGGGAGTCGGGAGAACAGCCGGCCGCAGAGCCCGCTGCTGCCCGGCCCGGAGGACACCAACCAGCGGCGGGTGTTCTTCCTCCACCCGGAGCGCCAGCAGTGGGAGGTGCTGACCAGCCTGCCGGAGGAGATCCCGGCCAAAGGCTCCGGGATGTGCACCATGTACAACTACCTGTTCGTGGCGGGGGGGATCAGGGCGCACGGGGACGGCCGCTCCAAAGCATCGGACCGCGTCTTCTGCTACAACCCGCTGACCGGCGTCTGGAGCCAGATCCGCCGGCTGACCCAGCCCCGCTGCCAGCTCAGGCTAGTCTCCATGGACGGCTACCTGTACGCCATCGGAGGGGAGTGTCTGTTCGCGGTGGAGCGCTACGACCCGCGCGCGGACAGGTGGAGTCTGGTGGCTCCGCTGCCCAAAGGTTCCTTCGCCGTTGCGCACGAGGCGACGTCCTGCGGCGGGGAGCTGTTCGTGTCCGGCGGCTCGCTCTTCTACCGCCTGCTGCGGTACGACTCCCGCCGGGACGAGTGGGAGGAGTGTCCGTTCAACGAGAGCCGTCGGCGGTCCACGGACATGGTGGCGCACCGGAGCCTCGTGTTCCGCTTCGACGTGGACCGGGAGCGCGCGGCCGTGAGCGTGTACAAGTACAACACTGTGGTGAAGGCGTGGCACGGCGGCGCGTCCTTCCCGCTCCACAACCCGCTGCCGTTCCGCTGCGCCGTGCTCGGGGACCGGATCTACTGCGTCAACCGGAGCCAGACGCTGCAGTTTGAGGTGCgcgaggagcaggaggggtTCCTGCCGGAGGTGCTGCCCTCCCCGGCGGAGGCCAGAGGAGCCCTGGTGCCTTTCGTCCTCTCACTGAACCGGGACAAGTGA